The Chlorocebus sabaeus isolate Y175 chromosome 20, mChlSab1.0.hap1, whole genome shotgun sequence genomic sequence caaaaaaattaaataaataaataaatcctattaaaaaaagaagaagagagaaaggaaagaaaacaggagcAAGTTGAGAATTTAGCCTATGGCCTGTACTTGCTGATCCCTGTTTTAGAGAATTACAAAAAGTTGCTCCATCCTCCAGTAAGACGCTATATAAGTCAGCTTATTATTTCTCGGGAATAACAATTATAGGACTGGGCATACCTACCTGGGCATAGAactggctcacatctataatcctaacactttggaagggtgaggcaggaggatcacttgaggacaggagttccagaccagcctcagcaacatagtaagattctatctaccaaaaaaaaatttaaagaataacaaTTATGACAAGCATTAAATCATTCTGTATAAATTATACAAATCAAATACTGAATATAAGATAATTGAAAATTATCATTGTTGCAAATATATTGTAATTATTCAACAGTTCTCATATtatattctagaaaataacaAGACATTTGGCATCCTGGGCAATcaagattttgagaccagcctggccaatatggcaagaCCACatatctacaaaattttttttttttttttttgagatggagtctcactctgtcgcccaggctagagtgcaatggcaccatctcggctcactgtaacctccgactcccgggttcaagcgattttcttgcctcagcctcctgagtagctgggactacatgcgtgtgccaccgcgcccagctaattttttgtatttttagtagagatggggtttcaccgtgttagccaggatggtctctatctcctgatctcatgatctgcccacttcggcctcccaaagtgctgtgattataggcatgagccaccacgcccggccccaaaaaaatttttttaaatcagcctgcgtggtggcacatgcttgtagtcctaggtactggggaggcagaagcaggaaggttgcctgagtccaggagttccaggcttcagtgagctgtgatcagaccactgcacaccagcctgggcaattaagcaaaactccatctcatattaaaaaaaaaaaagggccgggtacagtggcgcatgcctgtaattccagcactttgagagactggggcaggaggattgtttgagcccaggagttcgagaccagcctgggcaacacagggagaaccTGTCACTACACAAAGTATCAtgattagctagatgtggtggcacatgcctgtggacccagctactggggaggctgaggtgggaggatcacttgagcctgggagggcaaGCATCGGTGTGCCATGATCGcaccacagccctccagcctagatgagagaatgagactctgcctctaaatacgtacatatatacagacagacagacagacagactaaaaagaaaaagattcttaTCTGAGATAGATAATTTTAACTACAGTTGCTGTTTAATATGCAAAATTGTGTGGTCAAGTAGATGAATAGCCAAGAAATTTGGTTTAATGGATTCTTTATCAATgttttttcccagtttttctcAAAATCCATCAGTTACAGAGTGTGGAAGTTGAAGGTAAATCCACATCCTGCTCCATCTGCAATGTATTAATGCCATGTTTTGCTAAAACTAGTATctaaagtatttccttttcttctggcaGTGCATCTACTTTCTCCTGAAATCTGGTGATGTAGATGAGTCATTTAGTATAACTGGTGGAAACAAATACTGAAGACAGTGCCTAGATTATAGTAAGCAACcgtatgcatatattttaaatgaataaaattcctttttattacaaGACCCAGGCCTCTGCTCCCCAATGGGTGTGGCAGCCCAGAGCCATGGCTCTCGTGAGTTGTTTATGTGGCGCTTGAGGCTACAAGTCCAAGTATCTTCAGCTCAAGAAGCAGTTAGAAGATGAGATCTCCCTCTCCCCCGaccacatggtggctcacacctgtaatcctagcactttggaaggccaaggcgggcagatcacgaggtcaggagttcgagacgattctggccaacttagtgaaaccccgtctctactaaaaatacaaaaaaaatcagccgggcatggtggcgggcgcctgtagtcccagctacttgggagcctgaggcaggagaattgcttgaacctgggaggcggagcttgcagtgagccaagattgcaccactgcactccagcctgggcaacagaaccagactctgtctcaaaggaagaaaaaaaaagaaaaaaagaaagaagaagatgaGGTCCTCTGGGCTTTGGATATCTGCAGCAAGAGAACTCCCCAGGCCACTGGGTTCTTTGAAGTAAT encodes the following:
- the SELENOW gene encoding selenoprotein W — its product is MALVSCLCGAUGYKSKYLQLKKQLEDEISLSPGALDICSKRTPQATGFFEVMVAEKLIHSKKEDDGYVDTENTCLKLVAAIKAALTQG